In the genome of Pelodiscus sinensis isolate JC-2024 chromosome 15, ASM4963464v1, whole genome shotgun sequence, one region contains:
- the PRR14L gene encoding protein PRR14L isoform X5, which produces MLSSGVESQEKSHPHPLDSSMSAVVQELYNGLPVSISTEITPGSDANVRLDAKPEASTLVLAHNSSLLSECHRICGVENCPKETDNLDNGGKLISQEVVGSLSEESMESRNLAENEEAKTGILGKQDICANRSQKEERGSVKKTQDVQQELVGYCSLASEEKRWLRQDPQINQSGKEVSRICCTEMAEPLKSKEENQTNVQVTPEILPKPTEEIQGMKAVGTRIFSKAGHGNYRVSKGLPTETNECPDIDIITASGEVSETSTLFSIEPLTVVETGSTKEYPHEEKEYKGLTTCTTISLTTRDCTISYSETGEIGLFRSSHVNGSNITPASYQTYEQDEENNPHNYSAFHISQSSEVDIPLSKESSEALRAPLKSLCGLDSENMPLEENTEFCEIQEAYLANERERPSCNGGSQRTEFLKNWISRPVMEEQLSPVQSGEIATDKAEQLEMDSCTDHSPSCGYGKVAEIRRETATKNSCDMNNGHDVHSESSDLPIPSSVASSAEFPPGDLISSEINFKKDGNQWQIGINDVCWGGVVKRCTKENNTLLVNTKNLVSIKTGDLHTCSSNGYNKYANSLPTVHDSLDYGTKLDDVFLEAPLVEKEVSSSSVIEDLDNSSEKTPEAISVNVNLPTYKETNFTCTSSEALGHDAKESRVPLGLPSEPYYGNADAVSNRDLCLDRLPKNMPLLASAKLEAQSVGLQLKNEELSLANHSFNITYVTSKGSQKSMNSVLRRTKKIVTNMENEKSDTCIHNDQYMEYHCSAVKDCFILSDGTSLDNAMLNKDSFKAQIELKTEKATCLETQQLLVPNDEKAVSLPEENIHLACESVPRADDWNCNCVFKKMPNYTSAAERLLHSAGILDDLIMDSLEVKSSNTNIEVESLKRYDDACENTKERLDSDNIEKITVTGKGQEQINSCALQKDEKDKIEILDSVNAYKDSHHDEASEQSVSTDVNKSKDQDGHQIYNTTVVLGERELKMYKTTALPCEYHLSEDTVSKSDADSSIPSHKTCSKQSFDLELSCFQHSEQLNDTVCQVENQNLACQIELIGPVSHKQNETRVSNEVLEFQHCDLDNSKHISNTGVQTITSSVEQPVRAICSKENELLTLKDEKRTRLIHEFLEEKIFQGPYQKIMVDTDLSEYTVISDSSEAKKVELKESNNVGAGSREDHGIFKDSTVNADHSEYTDSVSSAKEDQKEYTILVENSKLSPLVNIGSLVMDPENKIKTIVDSFSVFLSASKSLSCVPEETAIIPGIRRETCLLLDSAVNHRIVEIKKTCPQSGFVTFTVADGPESKNPVQSEEFCVNQELSSAKDVISETPLALSSEICLPQRDELLATSWNVQIADQDSSSTNALCNDYSATDPLVQTLERRTDSSDSSSEAREKAISSLNEVKLEVYTASHARSSESSVSAGDSESVVKEMDVTSSDNSDCVADHSELVSVKLLSETVDSYLESKDLINSETSDIHQTTDSRKPSKNDTEASLKCLDFSEVCQSYELSSHSKDNSNEVRDSMKTPHDSVSAENEVPDAERLAFTYFVQALKQQMCEETEVCPARNFLLHVGHMQQIQESKDQESAKIPFQGSVVYDTESLEASDELVVSSVVTKTESPRKQFFAAISSISDDKQIYSTLQEVKRPKISKNDDSEHMKTMTSEVESLSVHLGSRIELSADNTPLVPFPLSLPQAKSFAKDDEIHGAFRNTCKSKRLFPVKQQTKRKCVKTPTWDELKTVRENKKVKSSAFKRNSPDAVPMQEHNLLSPIYFARTRSAKKVEIARRLNLMSKKKANKCSLLNRLKLSKCTKEPTLLSRLSTMASNLLALPKSSHKLKTLQCSSELPMIERSRQTRSKRLLEVFSCINMKIKSQQGDGLCTKMFSFQPLALYPVVSSKMYILDLSSNIPSVFNTPISPISFHINLDFDSLINLTGITSQHCVPDRPALGEALVHPCQPSKWTFSFLLPQSCSDITAFREDTKLSNELHSSGLSLTTTEAVTSSDNCRRNPIAKRAGCSMLGLHTVLALSSPQCYRIWTRRRNVTSRIPTVQRLFISQITQGLTGLRSPNSVSDDLFSSLPNSLGKVLALWIQHGPSACPSEFTPLHSNHCKWQPSLGIESSYVVLPHMTVLGPKAARTTGVDIRLEHSLSDWLPKSCMFPELAISPLRLSVPEFQVHPFDALDASLSLCPTSQRDTELKKAEPEKKPKRVSQIRIRKTVPKPDPNLTPMGLPRRKRLKKKEFSLEEIYTNKNYKSPPMTRCLETIFEEPKEKNGSLISISQQKRKRILEFQDFTIPRKRKTRSRVKVAGSFTRAKKAAVQGREIDALLVQKLMDLDAFFAEEDEKEQSSGS; this is translated from the exons GACCCTCAGATAAACCAGAGTGGGAAAGAAGTTTCAAGAATTTGCTGCACTGAAATGGCAGAGCCTCTGAAGAGTAAAG AAGAAAACCAAACAAATGTACAGGTGACACCTGAAATTCtgccaaagcccactgaagaaaTACAAGGTATGAAGGCTGTTGGGACTAGGATATTTAGTAAAGCAGGACACGGGAATTACAGAGTGAGTAAAGGTCTTCCAACTGAGACAAATGAATGCCCAGATATAGACATTATCACGGCCAGTGGTGAGGTTTCAGAAACCAGTACTTTATTTTCCATAGAGCCTTTAACAGTTGTGGAGACTGGCTCAACAAAAGAATATCCTCACGAAGAAAAAGAATATAAAGGATTAACAACCTGTACTACTATATCATTGACCACAAGGGATTGTACAATCTCTTATTCGGAGACTGGAGAAATAGGCTTGTTTAGATCAAGCCATGTTAATGGAAGTAATATAACACCTGCCAGTTACCAGACTTATGAGCAAGATGAAGAAAACAACCCTCATAACTACAGTGCTTTTCATATATCTCAAAGTAGTGAAGTTGATAtacctctctcaaaagaaagttCTGAAGCTTTAAGGGCTCCACTGAAGAGTTTGTGTGGTCTGGATTCTGAAAATATGCCACTAGAAGAGAACACTGAGTTCTGTGAAATACAGGAAGCATATCTTgctaatgaaagagagagaccaAGTTGTAATGGTGGTAGTCAAAGAACTGAATTTCTGAAGAACTGGATCTCCAGACCTGTGATGGAAGAACAGCTCTCTCCAGTCCAGAGTGGAGAAATAGCCACTGATAAGGCTGAACAATTGGAAATGGATAGTTGCACTGACCATTCACCCAGTTGTGGTTATGGGAAAGTTGCTGAAATCAGGAGAGAAACTGCAACGAAGAACAGTTGTGACATGAATAATGGGCATGACGTTCATTCAGAGAGCTCTGATTTGCCAATTCCTAGTTCTGTTGCTTCATCAGCAGAATTTCCACCAGGAGACTTAATCTCTTCagaaattaactttaaaaaggaTGGGAACCAGTGGCAAATAGGTATTAATGATGTATGTTGGGGTGGTGTAGTAAAACGATGTACAAAGGAAAATAACACTTTATTGGTGAATACAAAAAACCTTGTCAGTATTAAGACTGGAGACTTGCATACATGTTCTAGTAATGGCTACAATAAATATGCAAACTCTCTTCCCACTGTTCATGACTCTCTGGACTATGGCACCAAGTTGGATGATGTTTTTCTTGAAGCACCACTGGTTGAAAAAGAAGTTAGCAGCAGTTCAGTGATAGAAGATCTGGATAatagttctgaaaaaactccagAAGCAATTAGTGTTAATGTCAACCTGCCTACGTACAAAGAAACAAACTTTACTTGCACATCAAGTGAAGCTCTTGGTCATGATGCAAAAGAATCAAGAGTACCTCTGGGGCTTCCAAGTGAACCTTATTATGGTAATGCCGATGCAGTTTCAAACAGAGATTTGTGCCTGGACAGGCTACCTAAAAACATGCCCCTCCTTGCTTCTGCAAAGCTGGAAGCACAATCTGTGGGCCTTCAGCTTAAGAATGAAGAATTGTCTTTAGCAAATCATAGTTTCAATATTACTTATGTAACAAGTAAAGGTTCCCAGAAAAGTATGAACTCTGTACTGAGGCGTACAAAGAAGATTGTCACCaatatggaaaatgaaaaaagtgaCACGTGTATTCATAATGACCAGTATATGGAATACCACTGTTCAGCTGTTAAGGACTGTTTCATCTTATCTGATGGTACCAGCTTGGATAATGCTATGCTGAACAAGGATTCTTTTAAAGCTCAGATTGAGTTGAAGACTGAAAAAGCTACTTGCTTGGAAACACAACAGTTACTTGTACCTAATGATGAAAAAGCAGTCAGCCTTCCTGAGGAGAACATTCATTTAGCATGTGAATCTGTTCCTCGTGCAGATGATTGGAATTGCAATTGTGTGTTTAAGAAGATGCCAAATTATACTTCCGCAGCAGAAAGGTTGTTGCATTCAGCTGGCATTCTTGATGATCTAATAATGGACTCATTGGAAGTGAAGAGTTCAAATACAAATATTGAGGTAGAAAGCTTGAAACGCTATGATGATGCTTGTGAAAATACAAAGGAAAGGCTAGATTCTGACAACATAGAAAAAATTACTGTTACGGGTAAGGGACAAGAACAGATTAACTCTTGTGCATTACAGAAAGATGAAAAGGATAAAATAGAAATTCTGGATAGTGTAAACGCTTACAAAGACAGTCACCATGATGAGGCCAGTGAGCAGTCAGTCAGCACAGATGTGAACAAAAGCAAGGATCAAGATGGACACCAAATATACAACACAACAGTGGTCCTGGGAGAGAGAGAACTAAAGATGTACAAGACGACTGCATTACCTTGTGAATACCATCTCTCTGAAGACACTGTTTCAAAGAGTGATGCAGACTCCAGTATTCCAAGTCACAAAACATGTTCTAAGCAATCCTTTGATTTAGAATTGTCATGTTTTCAACATTCAGAGCAACTAAATGATACTGTTTGTCAGGTTGAAAATCAAAATCTTGCGTGTCAAATTGAGCTTATTGGACCAGTTTCTCACAAGCAAAATGAAACCCGGGTATCAAATGAAGTTCTAGAGTTCCAACACTGTGACTTGGACAACTCAAAGCACATATCAAACACTGGTGTGCAAACTATAACAAGTTCAGTGGAACAACCTGTGAGAGCAATCTGCTCCAAGGAAAATGAATTGTTAACTCTAAAAGATGAAAAGAGAACTCGATTGATTCATGAGTTTTTAGAAGAAAAGATTTTTCAAGGACCTTACCAAAAAATTATGGTAGATACAGACTTATCAGAATATACAGTCATCAGTGATTCATCAGAAGCAAAGAAAGTAGAATTAAAAGAATCCAATAATGTAGGTGCCGGTTCCAGGGAAGATCATGGAATTTTTAAAGACAGTACAGTAAATGCAGACCATTCAGAATACACAGACTCTGTCAGTAGTGCAAAGGAGGATCAAAAAGAATATACAATACTGGTAGAAAATTCCAAACTTTCTCCATTAGTGAACATTGGTAGCTTGGTTATGGATccagaaaataaaattaagaccATTGTTGATtccttttctgtctttctttcagCCTCCAAGAGTCTTTCATGTGTGCCAGAAGAAACAGCTATCATTCCAGGAATCAGAAGAGAAACCTGCTTACTGTTGGATTCTGCAgtaaatcatagaattgtagaaatAAAGAAAACTTGTCCTCAGTCAGGATTTGTGACTTTTACAGTTGCTGATGGTCCAGAGAGCAAGAACCCAGTGCAGTCAGAAGAATTCTGTGTGAACCAAGAGCTTTCCAGTGCTAAAGATGTAATTTCTGAAACCCCTTTAGCTCTGAGCTCAGAAATCTGCCTACCACAAAGAGATGAACTGCTTGCAACATCTTGGAATGTACAAATAGCTGACCAGGATTCATCTTCAACGAATGCCCTCTGTAATGACTACTCTGCTACAGACCCTCTTGTGCAGACACTTGAGAGAAGAACTGATAGCAGTGACAGCTCATCTGAAGCGAGAGAGAAAGCAATTAGCTCCCTAAATGAAGTTAAATTAGAAGTGTATACGGCAAGTCATGCTCGCAGCAGTGAGAGTTCTGTAAGTGCAGGGGATAGCGAGTCAGTTGTAAAAGAGATGGATGTAACTTCATCTGATAATAGTGATTGTGTCGCCGATCACTCAGAATTAGTAAGTGTTAAGTTGCTTTCAGAAACTGTAGACAGTTATCTGGAGTCTAAAGACTTAATTAACAGTGAGACATCAGACATCCATCAGACAACAGATAGCAGGAAGCCATCAAAAAATGACACAGAAGCATCTTTAAAATGTCTCGATTTCAGTGAAGTGTGTCAGTCTTATGAATTAAGTTCACACAGCAAAGACAACAGCAATGAAGTTAGAGACTCAATGAAGACTCCACATGACTCAGTCAGTGCAGAAAATGAGGTGCCTGATGCAGAAAGACTGGCGTTCACCTACTTTGTCCAAGCTCTTAAGCAACAGATGTGTGAAGAAACTGAAGTATGTCCAGCTCGAAACTTTCTACTCCATGTGGGACACATGCAGCAAATACAGGAGTCAAAAGACCAAGAGTCAGCAAAAATCCCATTTCAGGGCAGTGTGGTGTATGATACTGAGTCTTTAGAAGCTTCAGATGAATTGGTGGTATCTTCAGTAGTCACGAAGACTGAAAGTCCTAGAAAGCAGTTCTTTGCTGCCATAAGCAGTATTAGTGATGATAAACAAATATATAGCACTTTACAAGAAGTCAAAAGGCCAAAGATTTCTAAGAATGATGATTCAGAGCATATGAAGACTATGACCTCAGAAGTGGAAAGCCTGAGTGTTCATTTAGGGTCTCGCATTGAATTGTCAGCAGATAATACCCCTCTTGTTCCTTTTCCTCTCTCACTACCACAAGCTAAAAGCTTTGCTAAGGATGATGAAATCCATGGTGCCTTTAGAAACACATGCAAATCAAAAAGACTTTTCCCAGTAAAGCAGCAGACAAAAAGGAAGTGCGTAAAAACTCCCACATGGGATGAACTTAAAACTGTGAGAGAGAATAAAAAAGTTAAAAGCTCAGCTTTTAAAAGGAATTCCCCTGATGCTGTTCCTATGCAAGAACACAACCTTCTCAGCCCTATATATTTTGCACGTACACGATCAGCAAAGAAAGTAGAAATAGCCAGGAGATTGAACCTCATGTCAAAGAAGAAAGCCAATAAGTGCAGTTTGTTGAACCGTTTGAAACTTAGTAAATGTACCAAAGAACCAACACTACTAAGCAGACTGTCTACAATGGCCAGTAATTTACTGGCCTTACCCAAAAGCAGCCACAAGTTAAAGACTCTGCAATGTTCCTCTGAACTACCAATGATTGAAAGGTCCAGACAAACTAGATCTAAAAGACTACTAGAAGTTTTTTCATGCATTAACATGAAGATAAAATCTCAGCAGGGTGATGGCTTGTGCACCAAAATGTTCAGCTTTCAGCCATTGGCACTTTATCCTGTAGTCTCTTCCAAAATGTACATTTTAGACTTAAGTAGCAACATTCCATCAGTCTTCAATACTCCCATTTCCCCAATTTCTTTTCACATAAATTTGGACTTTGATTCTTTGATAAACCTCACAGGGATTACATCCCAACATTGTGTACCTGATAGACCAGCTTTAGGAGAGGCACTAGTACATCCGTGTCAGCCTTCAAAATGGACTTTCTCTTTCCTCCTGCCCCAAAGCTGCTCAGATATAACAGCTTTCAGGGAAGACACCAAACTCAGTAATGAGCTGCACTCTTCTGGTCTGTCTCTAACCACCACAGAGGCTGTAACCTCTAGTGATAATTGTAGGAGAAATCCCATAGCTAAAAGAGCAGGGTGCTCCATGCTTGGCCTTCACACAGTGCTAGCACTTTCTTCCCCTCAATGTTACAGGATCTGGACAAGAAGAAGAAATGTAACCAGTCGAATTCCTACTGTCCAGAGACTTTTTATATCGCAAATCACACAGGGCTTGACAGGGTTAAGGTCTCCAAATTCCGTATCAGATGACCTCTTCTCTTCATTGCCCAACTCACTGGGCAAGGTACTTGCCTTATGGATCCAGCATGGCCCTTCTGCCTGTCCCTCCGAATTCACTCCTCTCCATTCCAATCACTGCAAGTGGCAGCCAAGTCTGGGCATCGAGAGCAG TTATGTTGTGTTACCACACATGACTGTCCTGGGACCCAAAGCTGCAAGGACCACGGGTGTGGACATAAG GCTGGAACATTCGCTCTCTGATTGGCTACCAAAATCTTGCATGTTTCCAGAATTGGCAATATCTCCACTCAGGCTTTCAGTACCTGAATTTCAGGTCCATCCCTTTGATGCCCTCGATGCTTCTCTCTCACTATGTCCCACATCCCAGAGGGACACTGAACTGAAAAAA GCAGAGCCAGAAAAGAAGCCAAAGAGAGTTTCTCAGATCCGCATCCGAAAGACTGTTCCCAAGCCAGATCCTAACCTTACCCCCATGGGACTCCCCAGACGAAAAAG GCTGAAGAAGAAAGAATTTAGTTTAGAAGAAATTTACACAAACAAGAACTACAAGTCCCCTCCAATGACCAG ATGTCTGGAAACCATCTTTGAGGAGCCCAAGGAGAAAAATGGATCTTTGATCTCTATCAGCCAGCAGAAGAGGAAGCGGATTCTGGAGTTTCAGGACTTCACTATTCCCCGGAAGAGGAAGACACGAAGCAGAGTCAAAGTGGCGGGTAGTTTCACACGAGCCAAAAAGGCTGCAGTGCAGGGCAGAGAGATAGATGCCCTCCTTGTTCAGAAACTAATGGATCTTGATGCCTTCTTTGCAGAGGAGGATGAAAAGGAGCAATCATCTGGAAGCTGA